One Microbacterium marinum genomic window carries:
- the guaB gene encoding IMP dehydrogenase, translated as MEHNDPFGFVGLTYDDVLLLPGHTDVIPSEADTSSRVTRRITVATPLLSAAMDTVTESRLAIAIAREGGIGIIHRNLSIADQAAMVDRVKRSESGMITDPITTTPDATIEEVDTLCGQYRISGLPVVDADGKLVGIVTNRDMRFVSGFERQTTKVRDVMTSEGLITAPVGIGANDVIALFAHHRVEKLPLLDEDGKLAGLITIKDFDKSEKYPLATKDDQGRLRVGAAIGFFGDAWERAEALRDAGVDVIVVDTANGQSAGVIDMVRRIKADESFAHIDVIGGNVATREGAQALIDAGVDAVKVGVGPGSICTTRVVAGVGVPQVTAIYEASLAAREAGVPIIADGGLQYSGDIAKALVAGADTVMLGSLLAGTDESPGEVVFQGGKQFKLYRGMGSLGALQTRGKKTSYSKDRYFQADVPSDDKLIPEGIEGQVAYRGPVSAVAYQLVGGLRQSMFYVGARTVEELKARGKFVRITSAGLKESHPHDVQIVVEAPNYKR; from the coding sequence ATGGAGCACAACGACCCGTTCGGATTCGTAGGACTGACGTACGACGACGTCCTGCTGCTGCCCGGCCACACCGACGTCATCCCGTCGGAAGCCGACACCTCCTCCCGGGTCACGCGCCGGATCACCGTCGCGACTCCTCTTCTCTCCGCCGCGATGGACACCGTCACCGAGTCGCGCCTCGCGATCGCGATCGCCCGCGAAGGCGGCATCGGCATCATCCACCGCAACCTCTCCATCGCCGACCAGGCCGCCATGGTCGACCGGGTCAAGCGCAGCGAGTCGGGGATGATCACCGACCCGATCACCACGACCCCCGACGCGACCATCGAAGAGGTCGACACCCTCTGCGGCCAGTACCGCATCTCGGGCCTTCCCGTCGTCGACGCCGACGGAAAGCTCGTCGGCATCGTCACCAACCGTGACATGCGCTTCGTCTCGGGCTTCGAGCGCCAGACCACCAAGGTCCGCGACGTCATGACGAGCGAGGGGCTCATCACCGCTCCCGTCGGCATCGGCGCGAACGACGTCATCGCCCTCTTCGCCCACCACCGCGTCGAGAAGCTGCCGCTCCTCGACGAGGACGGAAAGCTCGCCGGTCTCATCACGATCAAGGACTTCGACAAGAGCGAGAAGTACCCGCTCGCGACGAAGGACGATCAGGGCCGCCTGCGCGTCGGTGCGGCCATCGGCTTCTTCGGCGACGCATGGGAGCGTGCCGAAGCCCTCCGTGACGCCGGCGTCGACGTGATCGTCGTCGACACCGCGAACGGGCAGTCGGCCGGTGTCATCGACATGGTCCGCCGCATCAAGGCCGACGAGTCGTTCGCCCACATCGACGTCATCGGCGGCAACGTCGCGACCCGCGAGGGCGCCCAGGCGCTCATCGACGCGGGTGTGGATGCCGTGAAGGTCGGCGTCGGTCCCGGCTCGATCTGCACGACGCGCGTCGTCGCCGGCGTCGGCGTGCCGCAGGTCACCGCGATCTACGAGGCATCGCTCGCCGCCCGCGAGGCGGGCGTGCCGATCATCGCCGACGGCGGACTGCAGTACTCCGGCGACATCGCCAAGGCGCTCGTCGCCGGTGCCGACACCGTCATGCTCGGATCGCTCCTCGCCGGAACCGACGAGTCCCCGGGTGAGGTTGTCTTCCAGGGCGGCAAGCAGTTCAAGCTCTACCGCGGGATGGGTTCCCTCGGCGCGCTGCAGACCCGCGGCAAGAAGACCTCGTACTCGAAGGATCGCTACTTCCAGGCCGACGTGCCCAGCGACGACAAGCTGATCCCCGAGGGCATCGAGGGTCAGGTCGCGTACCGCGGACCCGTGTCGGCCGTCGCGTACCAGCTCGTCGGCGGCCTGCGTCAGTCGATGTTCTACGTCGGCGCCCGCACGGTCGAGGAACTGAAGGCGCGCGGCAAGTTCGTCCGCATCACGTCCGCCGGGCTCAAGGAGTCCCACCCGCACGACGTCCAGATCGTCGTCGAGGCGCCCAACTACAAGCGCTGA
- a CDS encoding type IV toxin-antitoxin system AbiEi family antitoxin domain-containing protein, with the protein MDERTLCLEIRRRGGVARTTSLIDAGASRHRIEAAVRRGLAVRLRRGWVAVPDADPDVVAAARAGVVLTCVTAAERHGLWVMRDDSRHVAAPAHAGHVAVSGAVVHWAAPPTPRHPDALVDSVENTLVAVARCQPRELALAVWESALRLGKTDRELMSSLALPPSAREVCEAASLFSDSGLETLLPRRLRWLRMSMRQQVWLLGRPVDLLIGDRLVIQIDGGHHVGAQRAADIEHDARLMLHGYHVIRVTYAQVMEMWPSVQDLITGAIARGLHRAR; encoded by the coding sequence ATGGACGAACGCACCCTCTGCCTCGAGATTCGTCGCCGCGGTGGTGTTGCGCGCACCACGAGTCTCATCGACGCCGGAGCGAGCCGCCATCGGATCGAAGCCGCCGTGCGGCGCGGGCTCGCGGTGCGCCTCCGCCGCGGATGGGTGGCCGTCCCCGACGCTGACCCCGATGTCGTCGCCGCGGCACGCGCGGGCGTCGTCCTCACGTGTGTCACGGCGGCCGAGCGACACGGGCTGTGGGTGATGCGCGACGACTCGCGGCATGTCGCAGCACCCGCGCACGCGGGCCACGTCGCGGTCTCGGGTGCCGTCGTCCATTGGGCGGCGCCGCCCACGCCGCGTCACCCCGACGCGCTCGTTGATTCGGTGGAGAACACGCTCGTCGCCGTCGCGCGCTGCCAGCCTCGCGAACTCGCGCTCGCAGTGTGGGAATCGGCGCTCCGGCTCGGCAAGACCGATCGCGAGCTCATGAGCTCCCTTGCGCTGCCTCCCTCCGCCCGCGAGGTGTGCGAGGCGGCATCCCTCTTCTCGGACTCCGGACTCGAAACGCTCCTCCCGCGCCGACTCCGCTGGTTGCGGATGTCGATGCGGCAACAGGTCTGGTTGCTCGGGCGCCCCGTCGACCTGTTGATCGGTGATCGACTCGTCATCCAGATCGACGGCGGCCATCATGTCGGTGCGCAGCGTGCCGCGGACATCGAGCATGACGCGCGTCTGATGCTGCACGGGTACCACGTCATCCGGGTCACCTACGCGCAGGTGATGGAGATGTGGCCGTCGGTGCAAGACCTCATCACCGGCGCGATCGCGAGAGGACTCCACCGCGCTCGCTGA
- a CDS encoding Bax inhibitor-1/YccA family protein has product MAASGNFAFNNPVFQEDQRRPGLTPPAQQTAYSTASHQAADVAANAQLEGMYAAPAAGSSQTGRMTVEDTVVKTAGLFGILLVTALVGWFWTLGGTLDATAPNGLTIMPWIIGALVGFVLALVISFTSRKKVRPALIWAYAAAEGLFVGGISAYFEVMWPGIVLQATIATLAVVGVTLALFANGKVRVSKRANKIFLIAMVSYLVFGLINLVLMWTGVTQGAFGLYSAKVFGIPLGLIIGVLVVLMAAYSLVQDFDLVQQGARNGAPRAFAWVGAFGIMVTVVWLYVEILRMIAILRGSD; this is encoded by the coding sequence ATGGCAGCGTCCGGCAATTTCGCCTTCAACAATCCGGTGTTCCAGGAGGATCAGCGCCGTCCCGGCCTGACCCCACCGGCCCAGCAGACCGCGTACTCGACGGCCTCGCACCAGGCTGCCGACGTCGCGGCGAACGCGCAGCTGGAGGGCATGTACGCCGCTCCTGCTGCGGGCTCGTCGCAGACCGGCCGCATGACCGTCGAGGACACCGTCGTCAAGACGGCAGGCCTGTTCGGCATCCTTCTCGTCACGGCCCTCGTGGGCTGGTTCTGGACCCTCGGCGGCACGCTCGACGCGACCGCGCCCAACGGTCTCACGATCATGCCGTGGATCATCGGCGCGCTCGTCGGCTTCGTCCTCGCACTCGTGATCAGCTTCACCTCGCGCAAGAAGGTCCGCCCCGCGCTCATCTGGGCGTACGCCGCAGCGGAAGGCCTCTTCGTCGGCGGCATCTCGGCCTACTTCGAGGTGATGTGGCCCGGCATCGTCCTACAGGCGACGATCGCGACCCTCGCCGTGGTCGGCGTCACGCTGGCCCTCTTCGCGAACGGCAAGGTGCGTGTCAGCAAGCGCGCGAACAAGATCTTCCTCATCGCCATGGTCAGCTACCTGGTGTTCGGCCTCATCAACCTCGTCCTCATGTGGACGGGCGTGACGCAGGGCGCCTTCGGCCTCTACTCGGCGAAGGTCTTCGGCATTCCCCTGGGTCTGATTATCGGCGTGCTGGTCGTCCTCATGGCGGCGTACTCGCTCGTGCAGGACTTCGACCTCGTCCAGCAGGGCGCCCGCAATGGGGCTCCCCGCGCGTTCGCCTGGGTTGGCGCCTTCGGCATCATGGTGACCGTCGTCTGGCTGTACGTCGAGATCCTGCGCATGATCGCGATCCTGCGCGGCAGCGACTGA
- a CDS encoding DUF3817 domain-containing protein, with product MPVQPKLASFPAIRGALKFYQIASVITGVGLLLLLAEMILKYTPLHLELFAGGSGGFLWFAGVIAGADCEWWSLFLPATNACEMTSLGDGVNISLAILIIHGWFYVVYLFACFRLWSLMRWGFPRFILLALGGVVPLLSFFMEIRVAREVKAYLATREETAASLPAPTPTETR from the coding sequence ATGCCCGTCCAGCCCAAACTCGCCTCTTTCCCGGCGATCCGCGGCGCCCTGAAGTTCTACCAGATCGCGTCGGTCATCACCGGAGTCGGCCTGCTGCTGCTCCTGGCGGAGATGATCCTCAAGTACACCCCGCTGCACCTCGAGCTGTTCGCCGGGGGATCGGGCGGGTTCCTCTGGTTCGCGGGCGTCATCGCCGGCGCGGACTGCGAATGGTGGTCGCTGTTCCTCCCCGCCACGAACGCGTGCGAGATGACCTCGCTCGGCGACGGCGTGAACATCTCACTCGCGATCCTCATCATCCACGGCTGGTTCTACGTCGTGTACCTCTTCGCGTGCTTCCGCCTGTGGAGCCTGATGCGCTGGGGCTTCCCGCGCTTCATCCTCCTCGCCCTCGGCGGCGTCGTGCCGCTCCTGTCCTTCTTCATGGAGATCCGCGTCGCCCGTGAGGTGAAGGCCTACCTCGCCACGCGTGAAGAGACCGCGGCATCCCTCCCCGCCCCCACCCCCACGGAGACCCGGTGA
- the guaA gene encoding glutamine-hydrolyzing GMP synthase, whose protein sequence is MTEQTETSQRPVLVVDFGAQYAQLIARRVREAGVYSELVPHTATAAEIAERNPVGIILSGGPSSVYEEGAPQLDAGVFDLGVPTLGICYGFQFMAKTLGGEVANTGLREYGATDATIVTDNVLLGDQPVEQNVWMSHGDQVSAAPAGFEVLARTAATPVAAFADDVRKFYGVQWHPEVKHSDHGQHVLENFLHKAAGLASDWNSDNVIAEQVEKIRAQIGTGRVISALSGGVDSAVSTALVHKAVGDQLTAVFIDHGLLRKGEREQVENDYVASTGVRLITVDARETFLNALAGVSDPEQKRKIIGREFIRAFEKVQQDLIAEAAAEGDPIGFLVQGTLYPDVVESGGGTGTANIKSHHNVGGLPEDLQFELVEPLRALFKDEVRAIGRELGLPEAIVGRQPFPGPGLGIRIVGEVTADRLEILRDADAIARAELTKAGLDGEIWQCPVVLLADVRSVGVQGDGRTYGHPIVLRPVSSEDAMTADWTRLPYDVLSKISNRITNEVRDVNRVVLDVTSKPPGTIEWE, encoded by the coding sequence GTGACTGAGCAGACCGAAACCTCGCAGCGTCCCGTCCTGGTCGTCGACTTCGGCGCCCAGTACGCCCAGCTGATCGCCCGCCGCGTGCGTGAGGCGGGTGTGTACAGCGAGCTCGTGCCGCACACCGCCACCGCCGCCGAGATCGCCGAGCGGAACCCGGTCGGCATCATCCTCTCCGGCGGACCGTCGTCGGTATACGAGGAGGGTGCGCCTCAGCTCGACGCGGGCGTCTTCGACCTCGGCGTGCCGACCCTCGGCATCTGCTACGGCTTCCAGTTCATGGCCAAGACCCTCGGTGGCGAGGTCGCGAACACGGGCCTGCGCGAATACGGTGCGACGGATGCCACCATCGTCACCGACAACGTGCTCCTCGGCGACCAGCCCGTCGAGCAGAACGTCTGGATGAGCCACGGCGACCAGGTCTCGGCGGCTCCGGCCGGCTTCGAGGTGCTCGCCCGCACGGCCGCGACCCCGGTCGCCGCGTTCGCGGACGACGTCCGCAAGTTCTATGGCGTGCAGTGGCATCCCGAGGTCAAGCACTCCGACCACGGCCAGCACGTGCTCGAAAACTTCCTGCACAAGGCGGCCGGACTCGCCTCGGACTGGAACAGCGACAACGTCATCGCCGAGCAGGTCGAGAAGATCCGCGCGCAGATCGGCACCGGTCGTGTGATCTCGGCGCTCTCGGGCGGCGTCGACTCCGCCGTCTCTACGGCGCTCGTCCACAAGGCCGTCGGCGACCAGCTCACCGCCGTGTTCATCGACCACGGCCTCCTTCGCAAGGGCGAGCGCGAACAGGTCGAGAACGACTACGTGGCATCCACCGGCGTCCGTCTCATCACAGTCGACGCGCGCGAGACGTTCCTGAACGCGCTCGCCGGCGTCAGCGACCCCGAGCAGAAGCGCAAGATCATCGGCCGCGAGTTCATCCGCGCCTTCGAGAAGGTGCAGCAGGACCTCATCGCCGAAGCCGCGGCCGAAGGCGACCCGATCGGGTTCCTCGTCCAAGGCACGCTGTACCCCGACGTGGTCGAGTCCGGCGGCGGCACGGGGACCGCGAACATCAAGAGCCACCACAACGTCGGCGGTCTGCCCGAGGACCTGCAGTTCGAGCTCGTCGAGCCGCTGCGGGCCCTCTTCAAGGACGAGGTCCGCGCGATCGGACGCGAGCTCGGCCTGCCCGAGGCGATCGTCGGGCGGCAGCCCTTTCCGGGGCCCGGCCTCGGAATCCGCATCGTGGGTGAGGTCACCGCTGACCGTCTCGAGATCCTGCGTGACGCCGACGCCATCGCCCGCGCGGAGCTGACGAAGGCGGGCCTCGACGGCGAGATCTGGCAGTGCCCCGTCGTCCTCCTCGCCGACGTCCGCTCGGTGGGCGTGCAGGGTGACGGCCGCACCTACGGACACCCGATCGTGCTGCGTCCGGTGTCCTCGGAGGACGCGATGACCGCCGACTGGACGCGCCTGCCCTACGACGTGCTGTCGAAGATCAGCAACCGCATCACCAACGAGGTGCGCGACGTCAACCGCGTCGTCCTCGACGTGACGAGCAAGCCCCCGGGGACCATCGAGTGGGAGTGA
- a CDS encoding ATP-binding protein produces the protein MLKRPRTQPFAQFLLAFSTLMILGTLAVIDLSRLTPLVMIGAGVILLNAVFMAFIWRVRPTKNTGWLAVIPLVDIVACIPIRDAGFDVLPTAGLLVIFPLGWLAFAFQIGTVVTGVVLTVLLPLTTLMRTDGEKTLADWVALGALPLTMALIALTIRIIARDLTSVRSHADSVSSRLSHALQSSGRDGAVLQALLDTTDDAVAVYDTEGHPVLLNAMAAEITGRADIGALAQETPLRAVFAADGVTPMRIGPDFVDAVRAGVFAAPRVLQFGEDPRRVLQLIVRPVIHDGEEIGIVAVAQDVTDLIHAVEVRDRFLSTVGHEFRTPLTVILGHADIALMREDGDQDRWTAVERSAERLLRLVERLIAAGHSSLDVESRSGVAHVGAVVKHAVREVTARAEERGIQIVVETLPDLSAQIAVRDLFSIVEELVRNAVEFTPEGGPAVVVSARADGTDAVISVVDRGVGMSAGERLQAFDRFYRTPYARDHAVPGTGIGLSIAASLAEAYGGAVTLDAGDPDGTVATLRVPVQ, from the coding sequence GTGCTCAAGCGACCCCGCACGCAGCCGTTCGCCCAGTTCCTCCTCGCGTTCTCGACGCTGATGATCCTCGGCACCCTCGCCGTCATCGACCTGTCGAGACTGACCCCTCTCGTCATGATCGGGGCCGGGGTGATCCTTCTCAACGCCGTGTTCATGGCGTTCATCTGGCGCGTCCGACCTACGAAGAACACCGGGTGGCTGGCCGTCATCCCGCTCGTCGACATCGTCGCGTGCATCCCGATCCGCGACGCCGGGTTCGACGTGCTCCCGACCGCGGGGCTCCTGGTCATCTTCCCGCTGGGCTGGCTCGCCTTCGCGTTCCAGATCGGCACGGTCGTGACAGGTGTCGTGCTCACCGTGCTCCTGCCGCTGACCACGCTCATGCGCACGGACGGGGAGAAGACCCTGGCCGACTGGGTCGCACTCGGGGCGCTCCCACTCACGATGGCACTCATCGCCCTGACCATCAGGATCATCGCCCGCGACCTCACCAGCGTGCGCTCGCACGCGGACAGCGTCTCCAGCAGGCTCTCCCACGCGCTTCAGTCCTCCGGCCGCGACGGGGCCGTGCTGCAGGCGCTCCTCGACACCACCGACGATGCCGTCGCCGTGTACGACACCGAGGGTCACCCGGTGCTCCTCAACGCCATGGCGGCGGAGATCACCGGTCGCGCCGACATCGGGGCACTTGCGCAGGAGACACCGCTGCGTGCTGTCTTCGCCGCCGACGGCGTCACCCCGATGCGGATCGGTCCCGACTTCGTCGACGCGGTACGCGCCGGTGTGTTCGCCGCCCCGCGCGTTCTCCAGTTCGGGGAGGATCCGCGGCGGGTTCTGCAGCTCATCGTCCGTCCGGTCATCCACGACGGCGAGGAGATCGGCATCGTCGCCGTCGCGCAGGACGTCACCGACCTCATTCACGCGGTCGAGGTGCGCGATCGGTTCCTCAGCACCGTCGGTCATGAGTTCCGGACCCCGCTGACGGTGATCCTCGGCCACGCCGACATCGCACTCATGCGCGAGGACGGCGACCAGGACCGCTGGACCGCCGTGGAGCGTTCGGCCGAGCGACTGCTCCGCCTCGTCGAGCGCCTGATCGCCGCCGGTCATTCCTCGCTCGACGTCGAATCGCGGTCGGGCGTCGCCCACGTCGGGGCTGTTGTCAAGCACGCGGTGCGCGAAGTGACCGCTCGGGCGGAGGAGCGCGGCATCCAGATCGTCGTGGAGACGCTGCCCGACCTGTCTGCGCAGATCGCCGTCCGCGATCTCTTCTCGATCGTCGAGGAGCTTGTGCGCAACGCGGTCGAATTCACCCCGGAAGGCGGGCCGGCGGTCGTCGTCTCGGCGCGCGCCGACGGCACGGATGCCGTGATCTCGGTCGTCGATCGCGGGGTCGGGATGAGCGCGGGGGAGCGGCTGCAGGCCTTCGACCGGTTCTACCGGACCCCGTATGCGCGTGACCACGCGGTCCCGGGGACGGGCATCGGCCTGTCCATCGCGGCATCCCTCGCCGAAGCGTACGGCGGCGCGGTCACCCTCGACGCGGGAGACCCCGACGGGACGGTCGCGACGCTGCGGGTGCCGGTGCAGTGA
- a CDS encoding SURF1 family protein, whose amino-acid sequence MTQPRLVDGVPDVFPPTLREVMLRPFWIGMLAVALAVAGIFAWLGQWQLGNAIDTDPPPAGMTEELRPLGEVVAPGDYLAEPLVGQQVEVTGSFVPGDFRVISSRFDQEEPGFWVAGQFRVDPSTAGVTDPTSLAVAVGFTGSRAEADAAASALDQEAPQDVTLTGRLISDEGALPPPSDGDPQELTRMSPPALLSGWTDAAGIDVYRPYLTSSEPLGGLGEIHSPAPSELSSVNWLNIFYAIEWAVFAGFAVYMWYRLTRDAWEKEVEELTGGDEPEPARP is encoded by the coding sequence ATGACCCAGCCCCGCCTCGTCGACGGCGTCCCCGACGTCTTCCCCCCGACGCTGCGGGAGGTGATGCTCCGACCCTTCTGGATCGGCATGCTCGCCGTGGCGCTGGCGGTCGCGGGCATCTTCGCGTGGCTCGGTCAGTGGCAGCTCGGCAACGCCATCGACACCGACCCGCCACCGGCGGGGATGACCGAAGAGCTGCGGCCGCTCGGTGAGGTGGTGGCTCCCGGCGACTACCTGGCCGAGCCGCTCGTCGGCCAGCAGGTCGAGGTCACCGGGTCGTTCGTCCCCGGCGACTTCCGGGTCATCTCGTCCCGCTTCGACCAGGAGGAGCCGGGGTTCTGGGTCGCGGGGCAGTTCCGCGTCGACCCATCGACGGCGGGCGTCACCGATCCGACGTCGCTGGCTGTGGCCGTCGGTTTCACGGGCTCGCGTGCGGAGGCGGACGCCGCGGCATCCGCTCTCGATCAAGAGGCACCGCAGGACGTCACGCTCACCGGGCGCCTGATCTCCGACGAGGGGGCGCTGCCGCCGCCGTCAGATGGCGACCCGCAGGAGCTCACACGCATGTCCCCGCCCGCGCTGCTGTCCGGGTGGACGGATGCCGCTGGGATCGACGTCTACCGGCCGTACCTGACCTCGTCGGAGCCGCTCGGCGGGCTGGGGGAGATCCACTCGCCGGCGCCGAGCGAGCTGTCGTCGGTGAACTGGCTGAACATCTTCTACGCGATCGAATGGGCGGTGTTCGCCGGCTTCGCCGTCTACATGTGGTATCGGCTGACCCGAGACGCGTGGGAGAAAGAGGTCGAGGAGCTGACCGGCGGCGACGAGCCCGAGCCCGCGCGCCCGTAG
- a CDS encoding GuaB3 family IMP dehydrogenase-related protein — MEIELGRAKRARRAYTFDDIAVVPSRRTRNPEDVSTAWTIDAYSFGIPVLGAPMDSVMSPRTAIMLGQLGGLGVLDLEGLWTRYDDPEPLLAEIAALPHDGATRRMQELYSAPIKPELVRDRLAEVRAAGVTVAGALTPQRTQDLYETVVAAGVDLFVIRGTTVSAEHVSSETEPLNLKKFIYDLDVPVIVGGASTYTAALHLMRTGAAGVLVGFGGGAASTTRATLGLHAPMATAVADVAGARRDYLDESGGRYVHVIADGGVGTSGDMVKALAMGADAVMLGVALARATDAPGRGFHWGPEAHHPKLPRGTRVETGQVAPLEEILYGPAPVADGTANLIGALRKSMATTGYSDLKEFQRVEVVVAPYASSR, encoded by the coding sequence ATGGAAATCGAGCTCGGTCGCGCCAAGCGCGCCCGCCGGGCCTACACGTTCGACGACATCGCGGTCGTGCCCTCCCGGCGCACGCGCAACCCCGAGGATGTCTCGACGGCGTGGACGATCGACGCGTACAGCTTCGGCATCCCGGTGCTCGGCGCCCCGATGGACTCGGTCATGAGTCCGCGCACCGCCATCATGCTCGGCCAGCTCGGCGGCCTCGGCGTGCTCGACCTCGAGGGCCTCTGGACCCGCTACGACGACCCCGAGCCCCTCCTCGCCGAGATCGCCGCCCTGCCCCACGACGGCGCGACCCGTCGCATGCAGGAGCTGTACTCCGCACCGATCAAGCCGGAGCTCGTGCGCGACCGTCTCGCCGAGGTCCGCGCCGCCGGTGTCACCGTGGCGGGCGCCCTCACACCGCAGCGCACGCAGGACCTCTACGAGACCGTCGTCGCCGCCGGCGTCGACCTCTTCGTCATCCGCGGCACGACCGTCTCGGCCGAGCACGTCTCGAGCGAGACCGAGCCGCTGAACCTCAAGAAGTTCATCTACGACCTCGATGTCCCCGTCATCGTGGGCGGCGCCTCCACGTACACCGCGGCGCTCCACCTCATGCGCACGGGCGCGGCGGGTGTCCTCGTCGGGTTCGGCGGGGGAGCGGCATCCACCACCCGCGCCACCCTCGGTCTCCACGCCCCGATGGCGACCGCCGTCGCCGACGTCGCCGGTGCGCGTCGCGACTACCTTGACGAGTCGGGCGGCCGGTACGTCCACGTCATCGCCGACGGCGGAGTGGGCACCTCGGGTGACATGGTCAAGGCGCTCGCCATGGGGGCGGATGCCGTCATGCTCGGCGTCGCGCTCGCTCGCGCGACCGACGCTCCCGGCCGCGGTTTCCACTGGGGACCCGAGGCGCACCACCCGAAGCTCCCGCGAGGCACCCGCGTCGAGACGGGCCAGGTCGCTCCGCTCGAGGAGATCCTCTACGGGCCGGCCCCGGTCGCCGACGGCACCGCGAACCTGATCGGCGCGCTCCGCAAGTCGATGGCCACGACCGGGTACTCCGACCTCAAGGAGTTCCAGCGCGTCGAGGTCGTCGTCGCGCCGTACGCCTCGTCTCGCTGA
- a CDS encoding branched-chain amino acid ABC transporter permease — MTTTRSSRAHKRWRRAFMALLAGVFSGVMLLGLANPAVAQTEEDLPFTVNVNVRTGGEGVEGVTVAVSGRGFEGEGQTDENGRVALGVPDKDGAWTVTVDAESLPEGTEAPEGFEFSRDVTFGAGSSVAANFTLEAAERATTSFWDQFASRAVNGLNFGLMLALAAIGASLVFGTTGLSNFAHGEMVTFGALAAFLFAVGLDLPIWVAIPLAVVVSAMFGFGMDAGLWRPLRRKGLGTVQLMIVSIGLSLALRYIFQMFIGGGTENLPGAATSTIPGLGPIRLSITDVVSMGVSIVVIIAFAWWLMRTRIGRATRAVSDNPSLAAASGIDVDAVVRIVWIMAAALAGLSGVLWAYFRPGIKWDMGTSILLLIFAAITLGGLGTAFGALLGSIIVGLLVEVSTLWIPSDLKYVGALVVLIVILLFRPQGLLGRRERIG, encoded by the coding sequence GTGACGACCACCCGCTCTTCGCGCGCCCACAAACGCTGGCGACGCGCGTTCATGGCATTGCTCGCCGGAGTGTTCTCCGGTGTGATGCTGCTCGGCCTCGCGAACCCCGCGGTCGCCCAGACCGAAGAAGACCTGCCATTCACGGTCAACGTCAACGTCCGCACCGGCGGTGAGGGCGTCGAAGGCGTCACCGTCGCGGTGTCGGGTCGTGGCTTCGAAGGCGAGGGCCAGACCGACGAGAACGGTCGTGTGGCGCTCGGCGTGCCCGACAAGGACGGGGCATGGACGGTGACCGTCGATGCGGAATCGCTCCCGGAAGGAACCGAAGCCCCCGAGGGCTTCGAGTTCTCCCGCGACGTGACGTTCGGTGCCGGCAGCTCGGTCGCCGCGAACTTCACGCTCGAGGCGGCCGAACGCGCGACGACGTCGTTCTGGGACCAGTTCGCCTCTCGTGCCGTGAACGGCCTCAACTTCGGTCTCATGCTCGCGCTAGCCGCGATCGGCGCCTCGCTCGTGTTCGGCACGACGGGGCTGTCGAACTTCGCGCACGGTGAGATGGTGACCTTCGGCGCGCTGGCGGCATTCCTGTTCGCTGTGGGCCTCGACCTCCCGATCTGGGTGGCGATCCCCTTGGCGGTGGTCGTCTCGGCGATGTTCGGCTTCGGAATGGATGCCGGATTGTGGCGCCCCTTGCGGCGCAAGGGTCTCGGCACCGTCCAGCTGATGATCGTCTCGATCGGCCTCTCGCTGGCGCTGCGCTACATCTTCCAGATGTTCATCGGCGGTGGCACGGAGAACCTGCCGGGAGCAGCGACCTCGACGATCCCCGGGCTCGGCCCGATCCGCCTGTCGATCACCGACGTGGTGAGCATGGGCGTCTCGATCGTCGTGATCATCGCGTTCGCGTGGTGGCTGATGCGCACCCGCATCGGACGGGCGACCCGCGCCGTGTCGGACAACCCGTCGCTGGCGGCCGCCAGCGGCATCGACGTCGACGCGGTGGTCCGCATCGTCTGGATCATGGCGGCGGCCCTCGCCGGCCTGTCCGGCGTGCTGTGGGCCTACTTCCGCCCCGGCATCAAGTGGGACATGGGAACGAGCATCCTGCTGCTGATCTTCGCCGCGATCACCCTCGGCGGCCTGGGCACGGCGTTCGGCGCCCTGCTCGGCTCGATCATCGTCGGTCTGCTCGTCGAGGTCTCCACGCTGTGGATCCCCTCGGACCTCAAGTACGTCGGCGCCCTGGTCGTGCTGATCGTGATCCTTCTGTTCCGTCCGCAGGGCCTCCTGGGACGCCGAGAGCGAATCGGATAG